GCGCCGAAGCGGCCGATCGCAACAAGAGCCGCTTCCTCGGGCACCTTGGCCACGAACTCCGTACCCCGTTGAATGCCTTGATCGGCTTGCTGGAGCTGGTGCTGCGCCGCACCGGCGACAGTTCGCCAACCCACGCGCCGCTGGAGCTGGCGCTGGGCGCGGCCGGCGACCTCAAGGAACTGCTGGATGACCTGCTGGACATCAGCCGGATCGAGTCCGGCCACCTGCGCCTGAACCCGACCTGGGTCGACCTGCGCGATTGCATCGAGGGGCAGATCGGGGTGTTCCACGCCCAGGCCCGACAAAAGCACCTGGCGCTGGAGCTGGAATTCAACGCCCCCAGCCCCGTTCCCCAGGTGCTGATCGATGTTCTGCGCTTCAAGCAAGTGCTGGGCAACCTGTTGAGCAACGCCATCAAGTTCACCCAGCAGGGCGCGATCCAGGTCAGGGCGACTTTGCAGCCCGCCGCAAGCCAGGATCGGTACGAGTTGCTGTTGCAAGTGCAAGACAGCGGTATCGGCATTCCCGAGCAGGAACGCCAGGGGCTGTTGCTGCCCTTCGCCCAGCTTGACCCCGACAGCCAGTCGCCGCGAAACAGCGCCGGGCTTGGCCTGCCCATCAGCCACCAGTTGTGCCGGCAGATGGGCGGCAGCCTGAGCCTGCACGGGCGCAGCGGCCCCGGCTGCGAGGCGCGGGTCAGGCTCCCCCTGAGCGGCCGCACCGCCCAAGCCGCCGCGGGTGCCACAGAGCCGCTGCCCGCCACGGCGGTGCCGCTGGATGTGCTGCTGGCAGACGACCACCGCGCCAGCCTGACCCTGCTGCAGGGCCAGCTGGAGTACCTCGGACACCGGGTCACCTGCGCCAGCGACGGACGCCAGGCCTTTGAGTTGTGGCGCCAAGGCGACTTCGACCTGCTGATCCTCGACTGCAACATGCCATCGATGGACGGCTACCAGCTGGCTGAGGCCATACGCCAGCACGAAACACGGGAGCAGCGGCCGGCGACCACCCTGATCGGCTGCAGCGCCGACACCGACCCGCCAGCACTCCAGCGCGGCCTCGACGCCGGCATGCACGACTGCCTGGCCAAGCCCCTGGGCCTGGAGCACTTGAGCCGCAGGCTGGCGAGCCTCAAGCCCCGGCCTCGGCCCGACAGCTTCAGCATCCGCGCCTTGCGGACCCTGACCCGTGGCAAGCCGCTGTTCGCCCGGCGCATGCTCAACGAGTTGCTGCGCTGCTGCCAGGAAGACCGGCGCCAGCTGGAGCAGATCCCGACCAGTGATCCCCGGGCGCTGGTGGCCCTGGCCCACAAGATCAAGGGCTCGGCGCTGATGGTCGGGGCCGGGGCATTGCAAGCCGGGTGCGAGGCTCTGGAACAGGCTTGCCTGCAACCGGCTGCACAGCAGGCGATAAGCGCTGCGGTCCGCCGCCTGGACCGGGACCTGGTGCACTTCGCCCAGTCCTTGCATCGCCACCTTGATCACCCGCCACCCGAGCCCTCCAAGACGCAAGCCACAGGGCAGAAAAGCATCGCCCCGCAGCTGACGAATCCGCCATGAAGCCTGCGCTTGCCAGATAAATATCAAAGGGCCAGTATTGCCTCGCCACCCGTCCCTGCAGGCCAGCCCCGTCAACCCGCAGCCGACGGGGCCAAGGCAGGAAGAGCCGGCCTTAACTATGCTTGGGCCTAGAACCCAGCCTCATGCGCCTCCGGAGAGAATTGCAATGCCGAGCACGCCAACGCCTGCCCTCCGTCGCTTTCCTCTTCATATCCACATCAGCGTGATGTTCACCCTGCTGATGCTGCTCACCGGGGTCATCCTGGGGATCTACAACTACCGGCAGACCACCCGCATCATCCTGCAAAGCAGCGAAAAGCTCTTCCAGCGCATCGAACAGGATGTGCGCGGCGACCTGAAGTCCACTTACGAACCCATCCGCCATCTGCTGCGCCTGCTGGCCGGGGACCCGGCGACCCAGAGCGGCAACCTGGAGCAACGCCTGGCACTGCTCAGGCCGTTCAGCCAGTCGCTGCAGGACAACCCGAACCTGGCCTCGTTGTACCTGGGGTATGCCAATGGCGATTTCTTCATGGTGCGGCCCCTGCGCGACGCGGCTATCCGCAATCAGCGCCAGGCGCCGCCCAACAGTGCCTACGAAGTCTGGAGCATCGAGCGCGACGCCAACGCCGGACAGATGCACTCACAATCACTGTTCTTCGATTCGCAGCTCTCGATGATCGGCCGCCAGGAGCACCCGCAGGAGGGCTACGACCCTCGCAACCGCGATTGGTTTTCCAACGCCCGCAACGAAACCGAGCAGATCACCACCGAGCCCTATGTCTTCTATTCCACCAACAACGTCGGCACCACCCTGGCCCTGAGCAGCGGCAACCTGGCAGTGATGGGCGCCGACCTGACGCTGGAACAACTGTCCTCGACCCTGGCCAAGCACCGGGTCACCCCCGGCACCGAGATTGCCCTGCTCGACGACCGGGGCAACGTCGTGGCCTATCCCGACAGCGACAAGCTGGTCCTGGAAAAGCACAGCGCACGCCTGATCAAGGCCAATGCCCTGAATCCGGTGTTCGGCGCGCTGCTGCGAGAGCAGGCGGAAAACGGCCACTTGCAGTCCGAGGGGCGCAGCTGGATCGCCGCCAGCAACCGGATCGCCGAGGGCGGGCCGGGCGGCCTGCAACTGGCCTTGCTGGTGCCCGAGGATGAGCTGCTGGCCGATGCCTATCGCTTGCGCTGGCAAGGCGCGCTGATCACCCTGACCATCCTGCTGCTGTGCCTGCCCTTGGGCTGGCTGATCTCGCGGGTGCTGGTGCGACCGCTGCGCGCCCTGGTGCAAGAGGCCGACGCCATCCGCAGTTTCGACTTCAAGGTGCCGATGTCACGCCGCTCGCCGGTGCTGGAAGTGGATCAACTGAGCCTGTCCATGGCCCGGATGAAAGACACCCTGGCGAGCTTTTTCGAGATCAATGCCAGCCTGTCGGCGGAAACCCGCTTCGACCCGCTGCTGCAACGAGTGCTGTCGGAAACCGTCAAGCTGGCCCAGGCCAAGGCCGGCCTGATCTACCTCTCTGAAAGCAAGGGCGCGCGCCTGGAACCCTATGGCCTGATCATCGACGGCGAGCATCAGGATCTACCGCGCTTCAATATCGCCACCAAGGACCTGACCGACCACCGGCTGCCGGACTGGCTGCGCCAACTCACCGACAGCGACACCGTGGTCACCACCCTGGGCTTCGAACAGGCCGGTAGCCTGCAAAGCGTGCTGCTGGCCCTGGACAGTCCCAGCGCCCACTTGCTGGGCCTGCGCTTGCGCAACCGCCATCACGAAATGGTGGGCATGCTCCTGCTGTTTCTGGAGGACAGCGGCACCGAGGCGGACCTGGACAAACTCAGCCCGGATCGGATCGCCTTTATCCAGGCGGTGTCCGCCACCGCCGCGCTGTGCATCGAAAGCCAGCGCCTGCAGAACAAGCAGAAGCAACTGCTGGACGCCTTCATCCAGCTACTGGCCGGCGCCATCGACGCCAAGAGCCCGTACACCGGCGGCCACTGCCAGCGGGTGCCGGCCCTGACCCTGATGCTGGCCGAGGCCGCGGCCGCCAGCCACGACCCGCGATTCGCCGCCTACCAGCCTACCGACGACGAATGGGAAGCCCTGCATATCGCAGCCTGGCTGCACGATTGCGGCAAGGTCACGACCCCGGAATACGTGGTGGACAAGGCCACCAAGCTGGAAACCCTGAACGATCGGATCCATGAAATCCGTACCCGCTTCGAAGTGCTCAAGCGCGATGCCTGGATCGACTACTGGCGGGCCGTGGCCGAAGGGGCGGAAGTCACTGCCCAGGCCGCCAGCCGCGACGAGCGCCTGCGTGCCCTGGACGACGACTTCGCCTTTGTCGCGCGCTGCAACCTGGGGGCCGAGTTCATGGCCGAGGCCGACCAGCAGCGCCTGCAGAATATCGCCCAGCGCACCTGGAGCCGGACCCTGGATGATCGCCTGGGGGTGTCCTGGGAAGAGCTGCGGCGCCAGGAACGCACGCCGGCGCCCAGCCTGCCGGTGCAGGAGCGGCTGCTGGCGGACAAGCCGGAACACCTGTTCGAGCGCAGCGCGGTGGAGATCATGACCGCGGACAATCCCTGGGGCTTCAAGCTCCAGGTGCCGGCCCACAAGTACAACCGCGGCGAGCTGTACAACCTGAGCGTGCCCCGGGGCACGCTGACCGCCGAGGAGCGCTATGTGATCAATCACCACATCGTGCAGACCATCATCATGCTCAACCACCTGCCCTTCCCCAGCCACCTGCAGAACGTGGCGGAGATCGCCGGCGGCCATCACGAGAAGATGGACGGCAGCGGCTACCCCAAGCAGCTCAGGCGCGAACAGATGAGCCTGCCGGCGCGGATGATGGCCATCGCCGATATCTTCGAGGCCCTGACCGCCGCGGACCGCCCCTACAAGAAGGGCAAGACCCTCAGCGAAGCGCTGAACATCATGGCCATGATGTGCCGCGACGCCCACATCGATCCCGAGCTGTTCGAGCTGTTTCTCCAGGAGCAGATCTATCAGCGCTACGCCGAGCGCTTCCTGGTGCCGGAGCAGATCGATGCCGTGGATCGGGACGCGCTGTTGAAAAAGGCAGGGTTGACCGCCTGATGGCGGTCAGCAGTCACTCAGGCGCAGGAAGATCGCCGCCAGTTGCTCGATCCCGGCCTGGTCCGCCGGACTGAAGCGGGCCAGCTTCGGGCTGTCCAGGTCGAGCACGCCGATCAACCGGCCGTCCTTGACCAGGGGCACCACCAGCTCGCTGTTGGACGCGCTGTCACAGGCGATGTGTCCGGCAAAGGCATGCACATCCTCTACCCGCTGAGTCTGCAGGGTGGCCGCGGCAGTGCCGCAGACGCCACGGCCGAAGGGAATCCGCACGCAGGCGATCTGGCCCTGGAACGGACCCAGCACCAGTTCCTGGTTGCGGTTGAGGTAGAAGCCGGCCCAGTTCAGGTCGTCGAGCTGGCTGAACAGGAACGCCGAGAACTGCGCGGCATTGGCGATGAAGTCACGCTCATCGGCCAACAGCGACTCCAGTTGGGCACACAACAGCCCGTAGCCATCCAGACCTTGGCCGGCACTTTGCAAATCGATCATGCTTTTTGCTCCAACAACTGCAAGCCCACCCAATAGCGGGCAAATTGATAGGCACACCGGCCGTTGCGGTTACCCCGGCCCGTGGCCCAGCGTACCGCCAGAATGTCCAGCTCCTCCGTGCGCTGCCAGCTCAAGCCGGCCTTGCGCGCCAGCTCGCCGATCCAGTGTTCCACCACATTGAGAAAGTGTTCCTGAGTGAAGGGATAGAACGACAGCCACAGGCCGAAGCGGTCCGACAGGGCGATCTTGTCCTCCACCGCTTCGCTGGGGTGCAGCTCGCCGTCGACGCGCTTCCAGTTCTCGTTGTCGCTTTCCTTTTCCGGCACCAAGTGCCGGCGGTTCGACGTGGCGTACAGCAATACGTTTTCCGGGGCCTGTTCCAGGGACCCGTCGAGCACGCTCTTGAGCACCCGGTAATCGCCCTCGCCGGCCTCGAACGACAGGTCATCGCAGAACAGCACGAAACGCTGGGGCAGCTTGACCAGTTGCTCCACCACCCGCGGCAGGTCCGCCAGATGATCACGCTCGATCTCGATCAGCCGCAGGCCGCCCTTGGCATGTTCGGCCAGCAAGGCGCGCACCAGGGAGGATTTGCCCGTGCCACGCGAACCCCAGAGCAGGGCATGGTTGGCCGGCAGGCCATCGAGGAATTGCCGGGTGTTGCGCGCCAGTTGCTCGCGCTGCTTGTCGACCCCGATCAGATCGCTCAGGCGCATGTCCAGGCTGACCTCCAGGGGCAGCAGGAAGCCGCTGCGGCCCTCGCGCTGCCAGCGCGCGGCCAGGCACTGGTTCCAGTCGATGTTCTGGCGCAGGGTCGGCAACAGCGGTTCGATCCGGGCCAGCACGGCGTCGGCACGTTCAAGAAATGCATTCAATCGGGCATCCACGGCTTTTCCTCAGGCACGTTCAAGGTAATGATGCGGCACACAGACCAAACGCCGTCCTGATCAAAGGGTCTATCGCCTTGTCAGCTGCTGCCGACCCGACCGGCAACCAAAGATGATCAGCTATGCTTGCGCAGCGAAGGGAAACGAAAGTGGTTCAGCCCCCCATGGATATCAAGTTCACCAACCGCCTGTCCTATAAACAGGCCCGGCTCACCGTGCTGGTGGGGTTCATTCTGGGGACCGCGCTCAGTCTGCTGCAAATCGGCATCGATTATGCCAGTGAAGACGCCTCCATCAATCGTGAAATCCAGTCATTGCTGGAAATCAGCCACAACCCGGCCTCGCGCATTGCCTACAACATCGACGCCGAACTGGCCCAGGAGCTGACCCTGGGCCTGTTGCGCTCCCCGGCGATCATTCGCGCGCAATTGATCGACAACAACAATACCCTGCTGGCCAACGTCGAGCGCCCGCCGCAACAGAGCGGTTACCGGGCCCTGAGCGACTTCCTGTTCGGCGCCGACCGCCAGTTCGAGGACCGCCTGTACCTGAGCCACCTGCCGGAAGAATCCCTGGGCACCCTGCACCTGGACGTGGATACCTATGCCTTCGGCAGTCGCTTCCTGCGCCGCGCCGAAGTCACCCTGATCAACGGTTTTGCCCGCAGCCTGATCCTCACCGGGATTCTCCTGGCCTTGTTCTACGTGATGCTGACCAAGCCGCTGGTGGGGGTGATCCGCGAGCTCAGCAGCCGCGATCCACGCAGCCCGCAACAGACTCCGCTGGAATTCCCCCCGGGCCATGAAAACGATGAAGTCGGGGTGCTGGTCAAGGTCGCCAACCAGCAGTTCGAGATCATGGCCACGGAAATCCAGCAGCGCCGCATTGCCGAGAACCGCCTGACCGAGTACCTCGGGCAACTGGAAAACATCGTCTCGGCGCGTACCACCGAGCTCAAGGCCAGCAACGCCCGGCTCAGCCAGTCCAACGAAGAACTGGAGCTTGCCCGACGCACCGCGCTGGACATGGCCCAGGCCCGCGCCGCCTTCCTGGCCAACATGAGCCACGAGATCCGCACCCCGCTCAACGGCCTGCTGGGGATGATCGCCCTGGCCCTGGACAGCCCTTTGAACCCCGAACAGCGCCAGCAGCTGTCCATCGCCCACGACTCCGGCAAGGTGCTGGTGGAGCTGCTCAACGATATTCTCGACATGTCCAAGTTCGACGCCGGGCAGCTGGAACTGGAGCGCATTCCCTTCGATCTCGGGGTGCTGGTGGAGGACACCGCCAACCTGTTGTCGCAGAACGCCGCGGCCAGCGTGGAACTGGCCTGCCTGATCGCTCCGGACTTTCCGGCCCTGGTGCTGGGGGATCCGATGCGGGTGCGGCAGATCGTCAGCAACCTGCTGTCCAATGCCCTCAAGTTCACTCGCTTCGGCCGGGTCGATGTACGCCTGAGCACGCAGGGTGACGGGGTGCGCATCGAGATCTGCGACACCGGCATCGGCATCGCCCAGGAAGCCCAGGTGAAGATTTTCCAGCCCTATACCCAAGCGGGCGCCGGCATCACCCGCCAGTACGGCGGCACCGGCCTGGGGCTGGCGCTGACCAACAACCTGTGCGAAGCCATGCACGGGCGCCTGACCATCAGTTCGGAAGTCGGTTTCGGCAGCCAGTTCTGCGCCGATCTGCCGCTGCCTTGCCATACGCCTTCGGCCCCGCCGCCGGCCTTGTCCGGAAAGGTCGTGGGCATTACCGATGCC
This genomic stretch from Pseudomonas sp. Os17 harbors:
- a CDS encoding response regulator, which produces MIDTLLQPVGIISLILLASWLNQVRLYRQLRRQRRHLQALARSATALEADKQRAEAADRNKSRFLGHLGHELRTPLNALIGLLELVLRRTGDSSPTHAPLELALGAAGDLKELLDDLLDISRIESGHLRLNPTWVDLRDCIEGQIGVFHAQARQKHLALELEFNAPSPVPQVLIDVLRFKQVLGNLLSNAIKFTQQGAIQVRATLQPAASQDRYELLLQVQDSGIGIPEQERQGLLLPFAQLDPDSQSPRNSAGLGLPISHQLCRQMGGSLSLHGRSGPGCEARVRLPLSGRTAQAAAGATEPLPATAVPLDVLLADDHRASLTLLQGQLEYLGHRVTCASDGRQAFELWRQGDFDLLILDCNMPSMDGYQLAEAIRQHETREQRPATTLIGCSADTDPPALQRGLDAGMHDCLAKPLGLEHLSRRLASLKPRPRPDSFSIRALRTLTRGKPLFARRMLNELLRCCQEDRRQLEQIPTSDPRALVALAHKIKGSALMVGAGALQAGCEALEQACLQPAAQQAISAAVRRLDRDLVHFAQSLHRHLDHPPPEPSKTQATGQKSIAPQLTNPP
- a CDS encoding HD domain-containing phosphohydrolase, whose amino-acid sequence is MPSTPTPALRRFPLHIHISVMFTLLMLLTGVILGIYNYRQTTRIILQSSEKLFQRIEQDVRGDLKSTYEPIRHLLRLLAGDPATQSGNLEQRLALLRPFSQSLQDNPNLASLYLGYANGDFFMVRPLRDAAIRNQRQAPPNSAYEVWSIERDANAGQMHSQSLFFDSQLSMIGRQEHPQEGYDPRNRDWFSNARNETEQITTEPYVFYSTNNVGTTLALSSGNLAVMGADLTLEQLSSTLAKHRVTPGTEIALLDDRGNVVAYPDSDKLVLEKHSARLIKANALNPVFGALLREQAENGHLQSEGRSWIAASNRIAEGGPGGLQLALLVPEDELLADAYRLRWQGALITLTILLLCLPLGWLISRVLVRPLRALVQEADAIRSFDFKVPMSRRSPVLEVDQLSLSMARMKDTLASFFEINASLSAETRFDPLLQRVLSETVKLAQAKAGLIYLSESKGARLEPYGLIIDGEHQDLPRFNIATKDLTDHRLPDWLRQLTDSDTVVTTLGFEQAGSLQSVLLALDSPSAHLLGLRLRNRHHEMVGMLLLFLEDSGTEADLDKLSPDRIAFIQAVSATAALCIESQRLQNKQKQLLDAFIQLLAGAIDAKSPYTGGHCQRVPALTLMLAEAAAASHDPRFAAYQPTDDEWEALHIAAWLHDCGKVTTPEYVVDKATKLETLNDRIHEIRTRFEVLKRDAWIDYWRAVAEGAEVTAQAASRDERLRALDDDFAFVARCNLGAEFMAEADQQRLQNIAQRTWSRTLDDRLGVSWEELRRQERTPAPSLPVQERLLADKPEHLFERSAVEIMTADNPWGFKLQVPAHKYNRGELYNLSVPRGTLTAEERYVINHHIVQTIIMLNHLPFPSHLQNVAEIAGGHHEKMDGSGYPKQLRREQMSLPARMMAIADIFEALTAADRPYKKGKTLSEALNIMAMMCRDAHIDPELFELFLQEQIYQRYAERFLVPEQIDAVDRDALLKKAGLTA
- a CDS encoding GAF domain-containing protein, which encodes MIDLQSAGQGLDGYGLLCAQLESLLADERDFIANAAQFSAFLFSQLDDLNWAGFYLNRNQELVLGPFQGQIACVRIPFGRGVCGTAAATLQTQRVEDVHAFAGHIACDSASNSELVVPLVKDGRLIGVLDLDSPKLARFSPADQAGIEQLAAIFLRLSDC
- a CDS encoding ATP-binding protein — its product is MDARLNAFLERADAVLARIEPLLPTLRQNIDWNQCLAARWQREGRSGFLLPLEVSLDMRLSDLIGVDKQREQLARNTRQFLDGLPANHALLWGSRGTGKSSLVRALLAEHAKGGLRLIEIERDHLADLPRVVEQLVKLPQRFVLFCDDLSFEAGEGDYRVLKSVLDGSLEQAPENVLLYATSNRRHLVPEKESDNENWKRVDGELHPSEAVEDKIALSDRFGLWLSFYPFTQEHFLNVVEHWIGELARKAGLSWQRTEELDILAVRWATGRGNRNGRCAYQFARYWVGLQLLEQKA
- a CDS encoding hybrid sensor histidine kinase/response regulator, which produces MDIKFTNRLSYKQARLTVLVGFILGTALSLLQIGIDYASEDASINREIQSLLEISHNPASRIAYNIDAELAQELTLGLLRSPAIIRAQLIDNNNTLLANVERPPQQSGYRALSDFLFGADRQFEDRLYLSHLPEESLGTLHLDVDTYAFGSRFLRRAEVTLINGFARSLILTGILLALFYVMLTKPLVGVIRELSSRDPRSPQQTPLEFPPGHENDEVGVLVKVANQQFEIMATEIQQRRIAENRLTEYLGQLENIVSARTTELKASNARLSQSNEELELARRTALDMAQARAAFLANMSHEIRTPLNGLLGMIALALDSPLNPEQRQQLSIAHDSGKVLVELLNDILDMSKFDAGQLELERIPFDLGVLVEDTANLLSQNAAASVELACLIAPDFPALVLGDPMRVRQIVSNLLSNALKFTRFGRVDVRLSTQGDGVRIEICDTGIGIAQEAQVKIFQPYTQAGAGITRQYGGTGLGLALTNNLCEAMHGRLTISSEVGFGSQFCADLPLPCHTPSAPPPALSGKVVGITDAGSGLAELLDSLLPTWGLDYRRYDIEASLAGINPDLLITDCPECLFGLRPAITAPILLVTAYGSFLPSEEASALAPLQQQARPLARNALYQTLRRSLLAETITLNDAQLNMPTQRRRADILLVEDNPVNQLVAKGMLSKLGCAVTVAAHGAEALNQLEHNRFDLVLMDCNMPVMDGYEASRQIRRSGRWPDLPIIALTANAMPEERERCRAAGMSDYLAKPFRREELIALLDQWVPTTTRL